In Candidatus Babeliales bacterium, the following proteins share a genomic window:
- a CDS encoding DUF6496 domain-containing protein: MAKYGKKSQAKVKRAMEEMKEGTLKSGKSGKTVTDRKQAIAIGLSEARAEGAKMPAAPKKKAAVSKKKIAPKKKAAGAKRKTAARKTASRKKNVKAKKR; this comes from the coding sequence ATGGCCAAATACGGCAAAAAATCACAAGCAAAAGTAAAACGCGCGATGGAAGAGATGAAAGAGGGCACGCTTAAAAGCGGAAAAAGCGGCAAAACGGTGACAGACCGTAAGCAGGCGATCGCAATAGGACTTTCTGAAGCACGTGCAGAGGGAGCAAAAATGCCAGCTGCCCCTAAAAAGAAAGCAGCTGTTTCCAAGAAAAAAATTGCGCCCAAGAAGAAGGCTGCTGGAGCAAAACGAAAAACAGCAGCGCGCAAAACTGCTAGCCGAAAAAAGAATGTAAAAGCTAAAAAACGATAG
- the ndk gene encoding nucleoside-diphosphate kinase codes for MERTLAIIKPDAVAAKNSGKIIDLIEKNGFTIVAMEKKQLSTKQAQEFYAVHKERPFFGEMTTFISSAPVVVMALEKNNAIKAWRDLMGATDPKKAEAHTVRAQFATDIGKNAVHGSDAPETAAEEIAFFFPHLKK; via the coding sequence ATGGAAAGAACACTCGCTATTATTAAACCGGATGCTGTTGCGGCAAAAAACAGCGGAAAAATCATCGATCTTATTGAGAAAAATGGTTTTACGATAGTCGCAATGGAAAAAAAACAATTGAGTACAAAACAAGCTCAAGAGTTTTATGCGGTTCATAAAGAAAGACCGTTCTTTGGAGAAATGACGACGTTTATTTCTTCAGCGCCGGTTGTCGTTATGGCACTAGAAAAAAACAATGCGATCAAAGCATGGCGTGATTTGATGGGAGCAACCGACCCTAAAAAAGCGGAAGCTCACACTGTTCGCGCGCAGTTTGCCACCGATATTGGCAAAAATGCAGTGCATGGTTCTGATGCGCCTGAAACGGCTGCAGAAGAAATTGCATTCTTCTTTCCGCATTTAAAAAAATAA
- a CDS encoding 30S ribosomal protein S1 — MSKELMRPQQYRKVQTPWAQDESVQLNQDQQTELASLYESQTDKLSQGKIVTGKVIRADNDGVLVDIGFKSYGLIPPYEFNKMDLQKITPGTDIEVLLEDLENVDGNVSLSYEQAKALRAWDTIMKLFEEGKPVEGIVTHKVKGGLSVDIGIPAFLPGSQVDLQRVADFDQFVGQPITAYIIKVNKKRGNVIISRRKFLNELRSESRKKILGTLSENQVIQGVVKNITNYGVFIDIGGVDGLLHITDMTWGRIAHPSELVRIGDKITVKVLSFDKDNEKISLGMKQLTENPWDKVAGGLAIGGKVKGKISSIADYGFFVEIAKGVEGLVHISEISWTDRIENLHKHFKVGDEVEAVIVSIDKENRRMSLSIKQLQDNPWKQVSEKFKIGQTIKGPITNITDFGIFIQLMPGIDGLVHISDLSWTEHIAHPADVYKRGQEVEAVILGIDEQNKRVSLGIKQLTQDPWATIEQQYPVGSIVEGEVSKIINFGAFVKLPNGIEGLVHISELSDQNIEKVEDVLKVGQKSEFRVIKITKEDHKLGLSLKTKEEPAEREVSSSRHQQMPREKPAMMKKPSKMRTEEPAIKPKSLLQIELEKHAARQKSGDDKE, encoded by the coding sequence ATGTCTAAAGAATTAATGCGCCCGCAGCAGTACCGCAAAGTACAAACTCCCTGGGCACAAGACGAATCCGTCCAACTCAATCAAGATCAACAAACCGAACTCGCTTCCCTTTATGAAAGCCAAACAGATAAGCTTTCTCAAGGAAAGATCGTTACGGGAAAAGTTATCCGCGCCGACAATGATGGCGTTCTGGTTGATATCGGATTCAAATCGTACGGGCTGATTCCACCGTATGAATTTAATAAAATGGATTTACAGAAAATCACTCCCGGCACCGATATTGAAGTGTTGCTTGAAGATTTAGAAAACGTTGATGGCAACGTCAGCCTTTCTTATGAACAAGCTAAAGCGCTTCGTGCATGGGACACTATTATGAAGCTCTTTGAAGAAGGCAAGCCTGTCGAGGGTATTGTTACTCACAAAGTTAAGGGTGGGTTGAGCGTTGATATTGGCATTCCTGCATTCTTGCCAGGTTCACAAGTTGATCTGCAACGTGTTGCTGATTTTGATCAATTTGTTGGCCAACCAATTACCGCTTACATTATTAAGGTTAATAAAAAACGTGGAAACGTTATTATTTCTCGTCGTAAATTCCTTAATGAGTTGCGCTCCGAATCTCGCAAAAAGATCTTGGGCACCCTTTCTGAAAATCAAGTTATTCAAGGCGTTGTCAAAAATATTACGAATTACGGAGTATTTATCGACATCGGCGGGGTGGACGGATTGCTACATATTACCGACATGACCTGGGGCCGCATCGCTCACCCAAGCGAACTTGTTCGCATCGGTGATAAAATCACGGTAAAAGTTCTTTCGTTTGATAAAGATAACGAGAAGATTTCTCTTGGCATGAAACAACTTACAGAAAATCCATGGGATAAAGTTGCCGGGGGCCTTGCTATTGGCGGAAAAGTCAAAGGTAAGATTTCCAGCATCGCTGACTATGGTTTCTTTGTTGAGATTGCAAAAGGCGTTGAAGGCTTGGTTCATATTTCAGAAATTTCATGGACCGACCGTATCGAAAACTTGCATAAGCACTTCAAAGTAGGCGATGAGGTTGAAGCGGTTATCGTTTCGATCGATAAAGAAAATCGTCGCATGTCTCTCAGCATTAAACAACTTCAAGATAATCCTTGGAAGCAAGTGAGTGAGAAGTTCAAGATTGGTCAAACAATCAAAGGGCCAATTACGAATATTACCGATTTTGGTATCTTCATTCAGTTAATGCCAGGAATCGATGGCCTTGTTCATATTTCGGATCTTTCATGGACCGAACATATTGCACATCCTGCTGACGTTTATAAACGTGGGCAAGAAGTTGAAGCGGTTATTTTGGGCATTGATGAACAAAATAAACGTGTATCACTTGGTATTAAGCAACTAACGCAAGATCCATGGGCAACCATTGAACAACAATATCCAGTTGGTAGCATCGTTGAAGGTGAAGTTTCAAAAATCATCAACTTCGGCGCGTTCGTTAAACTTCCAAATGGTATTGAGGGACTTGTACACATTTCAGAACTTTCAGATCAAAATATCGAAAAAGTAGAAGATGTGCTTAAAGTCGGCCAAAAGAGCGAGTTCCGCGTTATCAAGATCACCAAAGAAGATCATAAACTTGGCCTGAGCTTGAAAACAAAAGAAGAACCTGCAGAGAGAGAAGTATCATCTTCTCGTCATCAACAAATGCCTCGCGAAAAACCGGCTATGATGAAAAAACCAAGCAAGATGCGCACAGAAGAACCGGCAATCAAGCCAAAATCTCTCTTGCAAATTGAGCTTGAAAAACATGCAGCTCGCCAAAAATCTGGTGATGACAAGGAATAA